A stretch of DNA from Acipenser ruthenus chromosome 21, fAciRut3.2 maternal haplotype, whole genome shotgun sequence:
GTTTTTCAAGGCGAAATGAACAATAAAATTAAGGATTCATTTTAATGTGcctgttgttttattaatgtgaagCTATTTCCCAAAATATCACATATAatctttttttactattattattttacagtgggCTACATCATGTGCATTGATAAAAGTACCTTACGTTTaaagggtttgtttttattttgataccCCGTTCCTTAACAGAAATCACGCATTTCAAATTTAATGTGCAAGGAAACCCAGTGAATGAATCATGACCACGAATCCTGTTTAGCAGATTGATCCCATTATGTTCAGGTAATTTACAGTACTGTttactgctataaacaagaagcCGATTTAGGTCTGTGTTATCCCTTTTTACACCCAGACAAGAAAGCACTGTACAACCAACACTAAAAAAGAGGTCGTGTCCCCATGTGCCTTGTTGAGAAATTAGTAACatctattacaaaaacaaaaaccccaaatcattatatatatatatatatatatatatatatatatatatatatatatatatatatatatatatatatatatatattctaaaatgttatttacatCTTCTAacgtattttttaaatacagtccaggataataataataataataataataataataataataataataatcagatgtGAACTGTTAATTGCTTTCTAGGAGCCTGACCTGGGTAACGATAATTTGTTTCACTCCCTCGGTTTCTGCTTAATATACAAGTACCTTTTAAGGTCGTGTGCAGTGCTGACATGATTTCAGACACTGTTGATTCCAGTGTTATCTAGTGCTGTATATAGCCTGGTATCTTAAGAGCTGTTTTACACCaggaataataatattaataataataataataataataataataataataataataataataataataataaagtagtcgtagtagtagtaaatATGAATCATGCTATGCTGTAATTTACTTACAATAGAACTAGAAttgatgtatattttaaaaacatgtaaaacgcAAACTCCTCTAAATTGTACCATAATCAAactagtaagaaaaaaaaagtatatgtttAAACTTGGACAAATTAATACATTCAATTAGTGATATCTTAACTGCACGAGTGCGTATTTGGGGTATTCACTTTTAATTTAACATTGACAAAGGGGGGTGAGGGGCTAAACATTGATGGTTTTATTAAATACCTTAATCGCCAACAATGTGGTCGTTAGAGGTAAACTAATCCTGTTCTATTTAAACTGTTTCAAGCAATGCACGTTATCCAATTAGATTATCTGGagtaataacaaatacaaaccGAGATGCCAAAATGGCAACAGGAAAAGCAAACACCCCGCTGAGGAATTACATTTTCAATGCATTGGTTCTAAatgttgcttctttttttttggatcctGAGATCAGCAGGTCTGCTGATTAATTAAGGTCTGACATACTgaataaactttttttgttgtaattaatAGTTTTGTTTCTAACGTTTTTGTGAAGACAAGTAATTGTTCTCTAACCTAAAAACCATTGTTTACATCCAAACTAGTTCTCTGCAAATAAAAAGTAATTCCCACTAAAAATGCTGGTTAAGTCCCCTGACCTTCAGTCCCAGCGTTCAGCGAGGTTCACACCAGCATTTCAGACAATGATTATCCTACCTAACCTGCAGATAAACTCCTGTTAATTTACTGATAAAatacccccctctccccccccccatctcacactcactctctctctctctctctctctctctctctctctctcttatgaGAACAATTGCTGCTTTCTTTAGGAACGGGGCCCCACTCATATAAGCTAACTGCAGTCTGCATCGCTTTATTCCCGTCTGTCTGTTCAACAGAGAAATTACTAATACGCAAAACCTTTCCCAATTACTCAATAGAGAGCAGTATAATGTGCACAGGCCGCTCAAAAAGCTATGATTCCAAGAAGTCACAATTAAAGTATTTACCACCGACGAACTGTCcagaaaaataaactattaacaaaCTTTATTCTTATTTACATATCTTGCAAAACAATGCCGTGAgcagtaaaactgtaaaaatgcgGTATGTAGGTTCCTATCAGAAAATTgtttagaatatattttacacaatTACCAGAACCATTGCTTCCAATTGCTTGTACACAAAAacgatgatttttttttaaattattatttcagtTGTTACTGTTTTAAGTAAGTCGACTTTATCATTTAGAACCGTCATTGCCTGCGGAAGGCATTGCATACAACCGTcacgagttaaaaaaaaaaaaaaaagcctcttaTCTATTAAAAGGAACACAGCATTTACCTTCTTTGTTGTTATTCTGAGGTTTTGTCTTTTCCCATGGTGCCATGGATTTGTCATCCTCCTGGCCCTCCATCAAGGACTTATCATTGGGAATATACCAGGTAGCATGTTGCTCTGCCATCAGTGAGTCAAGGTCAATAGTGCTCATTGCGTTTTTGCCACCGTCCGTGACACAATTGACCAACTCATTATCCCCGTTCTGGCTGGGGCAGTCTGGCTTTTTGTTCTTCATAGCAAGAGGCTGGTCTTCCGATATGCTGAACTGTTGCCTCTGGAGTTGGATCTGTGCTTGGAGGATCTCTAAAGGGTGAATCTCATCCTGCGTCGATGTGCTAGACGGGGTGCGGACCTGCTCCATGCCCGGTGTACCAGGGTGGCCGCCCCCAGTGCTACTGAGCCCATAGCTGTCTGGGGTAGAGGTAGTGTTATTTAGCATACCAAGACCCATTTGTTTCTGCCCGTTAAGCAGTCCATGGTCACCTCTCTGTATTTTTGGGGAGCTGGTGACCAAAGGGCTCCTGTTAGGTTTGGATATGTTGTTGTCTGAGCTAGAAGACACCTCATCTTCATTGCCATAATTTGTGCTCACATCATCTGGAAAATCAACATGAGGTGAGCTACTGTCCGATTTTGTTACACTTTGAATCCCACTGTCCAAAGAGGACATGAGGTCCGGCTGGTCGCTAAGCAGCAAGTCACTTCCCTTTCCCCAGGAGGGGGATGTGAGGGGCTTATCATGGGGGGTTCCACCACCCCGCTCTACAGCACTTGTTGGTGGGCCCTGCTGCCCCGGACTTACTACCGGGTTCCCGCAGTCAGAGGAAAATTTGTCAAAAAAAATTCCTGGGCTCACATGCCCACTGTCCCTTTttcttctccccctccccctcccactcccactccctgTCACCGACTTCCCTTCGTTCGCTGGGGTTGCGTCCATATTGTAGTTTGGGGAGAGGTTAGCTTCGCCTTGGGTAGGCTGATTTGTGCCACTTTGACCTGAGGGCTTGCTGTTACTATTCCCAGCGCCAGGCATCTGACTGTTCTGAGAGGCACCGCTCTGGAAATATTCAGGCCCACTGCTACTGTTGCCAGTGGCTCCAGCATTCGTGCTATTTATGTCCTGCTCAGTTTGACTCAGCTTTCGCTTGCCTTCATTTTGGCTTTTCTTATTAAATGTAACATTGAGGTTAGGGGCACCCAGGCTGGCAATCATATTCTGGCAGGCTGTCGAAAGGGCAGCCAAGCAGCTCTGTCCAAACATGTTATCTTTTGCATTGGTCTTACTAAATGACCCCAGTGAAAGTGCCCCCAACTTACTAACAGAGGAGCGCTGGCCTTGCTGAAACTCAGATTGGGGAGGATAGTTGCCTGGGGAAGCATTCACACCTGGGGGGTTGTTGTGGGGAGCTCCTGGTCTGTTTGCCCCACTGAAAGGGAAACCCGACTGTGCCCCCATAGGGGGCGTGGGGAAGTCCGGGGGTCTTCGGTCTAATGGTGCATTTGGGAGCCCAACCCCAGCCCCGGGAGACTGCATCTGGGAGAGGTTGCCCATATTATTTCCAAACTGCATGCCAGGGGAATGCAAAGCCTGTACATGTCCATCTCCTGGCATCCTCATAGGTTCTTGCATGCCCATTCCATTGACCCCAGGCCGAAAGAGCATATTTGAGCCATTCTGCTGCATATTAATTTCATGTGGGCTGGCCTCCCCCGGTACATTGGAGGTGCCCATCCTGCGCTGCAGCATTTCTCCAGGAGGGTGGGGGCCTGGAAACCAGGTATTCTCCTGAGCCATGTGTGGGTTCTGGGAATCAAAGTTCGCCATCCTTCCCCCACTTTCCCTTTCAAAATTTGGCTGAGGCATATTTCCCACTTGGCCTCCGTGCACCATGCTGTTTTGACTGACATCTCCATGGTGACCCAACTGCTGGAGACTAGGCTGCCTCATTCTTTGCTGTTGGTTTCTGGAAGCCATTTGTTTAATCATCATTGCTGCATTTTGGCGTTGCTGCAAAGACTGCTGATCGGGGCCTGCATGCTGCAGAGGGGGACCTGGTGGGAACCCCTCTGGAACAGGAGGGGTAAACTCCCCAGGAAGACCAGGGTAGGCAGATGGAGATAAGTGGTTTTCCATGCCCGGCGGGTTGTGCATGTTGCTGTTCCAAGTAGCACAGTTCTCAGGGTTGTGGTTATTTGGAAAATCAAACCTCGGTCTCTTTGCCACATTCAAATAGGGAGTGTCAAAGTGTTGCAGTCTCTGGTTTGGTGGATGCTGAGGTGGCTGCTGCTGCATATTAAACATAGGATCACTGTAAGGATGCATACTTCTGTTCTCCAGTCTGTGAATGGGGTATTCAAACTGGTTATGTTGGCCTGGCATCATCACCCCGTTGTCTtgcaggttagggttaggagcaCTGGCCTCGGTAGGCGGTTGCCTAGGGATGGCTGGAGGACAAGAGTTTTGCCTGGCCAGCAAgcccccctgctgctgctgcatcaaTGGATGCCTTGCGTTGATGCCAGGCTCCATTCCCACAGACATCTTTCGAGTGTTTCCAAACCTCTCAAAGAAAACGCCATGCTGCTGCTGGTGGTGGACTTTAGAGATGCCTGGCATGCCTGGTGCTCTTGGCATAGCTGGATTGCCAGGAAAGTTGCCACCGGGTACCTGCCTGCCAGCCCCGTAGTGAGGAAGCTGTGCATCAGATTCTGATGGGGAAAACACTGGCATATCAAAGTGTCCTGAAGGGGTCTCGCTGGGGTAACTGTATTCCAAGGTTTCCACACCAGCTTGAGCAGGCATTCTCCGCTGCTCAAGACTGTGGGCATCCGATGAAGTGGTGGACGGAACGCCATGGAATGAGGCAGCCCGGTTTGGTGATTGATCTAACGGGAGGCAAGGAGCCGGGACTGCGTGGTTGGTGGCTTGGGAGTTATGGTGCTGAAACTCAGGCATATTACTCGGCCGCTGGTGCCCAAACCCCTCACCTCCTGCTCCTTGATTTTCTGCCATGGGGTCAAAACCCTCCGCAAAGCCCTGCTGGGGCCccatgctgctgctgttgtagCCCATAAGTCGACCTCCATGCAGGCAAGATGCACTGGGATCAGGTCCACTGAAATTGCCCCCGAAGTGGGGGTGGTGTTGGTGGCCATGAGGGTGGTGGCCATGAGGGTGCCCGTGATGAGGTTGCTGGTTGTTAAAAAAGCTGTGCATGGGTTGCTGCTGCAGCCCCCCTGCGTGTATTTCATTATGTCCCCTAGGGTGAAAGCCGTACTGCTCCCCGTTTAGGTTCATGTTCAGTCCCAGCATTGGGGGCTCGTTTAAAGTGCCCATGCCTTGTTCCACGGCTCCAGGCGGACCTGAAGGGTGGAAAGTCGGGTTCTTGTAGTGGGCGCTCATGTTCAGTCCAGGCTGGTTAAAGTTTCTCTCTCCGTGGCCAACGTTTCTGCTATTGATCTGATGCTCAAACTGTTCAAGCCCAAACATACTTCTCCGGGTTCAATACCGCATGACAGCCAGCTTGCCCTGCAATAGCTGGTCTCGCAGAATATATCTCTCCCCCCGTgggcaattatttaaaaaatacacagtttagaaaaaaatctaaaaaggggaagggagagatttataataatagaaaataaatccAAATATTAATAGTCGTTTTAAACGAATTCTTAAATGTAAAGTGTCTGTAAACAACTCACCATGCCGATTACATTTTGCGGCGCTGCAAACGTCTGTATCTCTCAATTGTATGTAAGCATTGATTTGTAATAttcttattgaaaaaaaaaaattaaaatatgtacTTATACGCAAACACCACCAGTGCAGTACTCCCGTGTAACAAAGTTACAGTTCAGAAGGAATAGGATCCCGCTTTCGGTGAATAAATTCAACTTTgtaaaatcatgaaaacaaacaGCCtctttttatgcatttatttatttttaagtattcCTGTAATTTCGTATTTTCCAGTATTACTCTTCGTTGCCCTTAGTAAAagataaagtttatttatttttgttgttgttgttttttgtaatatgcGCTCATCTTAGTCCAAATTTGTATTTCAAAACACAGTGCATGGATGTGTAGTAAAACTTCAATGCATGAATACACTTTTGCAATGCTTCTGCTGTAGCCCAGATTTTCAGTCTTTATTCCAGGTGATCCGAGTTGTCAAAAGCCCCGTTGTCCGTACCTTGGGGTCTCAGTCAAAGCGTCCTTGTTACTTTCCACCCAGTCTTTCCGAAGCTGCACCTCTGGTGCAAAACGTTCTTATTAAATCTCAAAACGCTTGACCAGTTGTTTCCATTTTGCAACTGATCAATTGGAACAGTCATTTACACATATGACTTGCCAGTCTTTTAATTGGCGATATTTCTGTTTGAtcggcaaaaaacaaacacacacacaaaatatccCTGTGTCAAAAAGACCAAGCAGCCGCTTTTATTTTTCCACTGCTGTGTAGATAGAGCCTTGATCATATTATCCGTGCTATTCTGGTGCCGGTCAGCTGCCGCTTATGTGCTCATGATCACTTGCAGAGCTCTTGTGTTCAGTGTCTCTTTTCCTCTTGACTCTTACTGATGTGCCCCCTCCAGTAGGAGGAATTCTGTGTGAGATCAGACTCTCCCTCGCTCTCACTGTGAGACCATCGTGCAGGATAAGCAGCAACAAGTTTTACATTTCTGCAATCAATTTCAACCATTAGCTTTTCACCAATCGTAGCCCGCATGTCCCTTGTTTAGGGCGGGACCAGCTCTTAAGGTGGTCTAACGAAGCTAACGCACTGAATTAAAACATCTTTTTACAAATCAGCTTAAAAAACTAAACTTCCCCCTCTTTCGCGTGTGCATGTCAGGTGTTTTTTATTCTCAGTTTTTCCTCATATGTTCATGGCTTCCTTACCGACTTTTTTTGAACCTCTTTACTAActttatattgtatgttttataacgttgtatattcatttttttttttactttaatgcaGAATCTTATTTATGAAAATAATGTGCGGTTGACAAGAAGCCTTTCAGTAATTTAGCcaacatttattttcagaaaaaaagctaAACTGTGTTTCTTTTAAACGACACCGATCTACCACAGAAAGGAAATGCATTGCCATTAAGCATAACAATTGCTTTGATTAAACTAATGTTCAGAGCCAGTGCCTTAGCTTTTACATTGCTAATGTACTTTAAACACTGCATTAGCATTTTCCATTTAGTTTAATTAAGACATTTGCATAATTCTGTTTACCTTTTAAATGAAACGCTTTCAGTGTGATTTATCTAAAAGCATACAGCAGGACGGGAGCTGCCCCACTATGAACGATTGCACTATGTACATGATCTTTATAGaaacttgtcttttttttttttttaatacattcattGATTACAAACACTTTTCTATTCTTTggcgaaaaaaacaaaaatgtttaccATTCGCTTCTTTTGCCGAGCCGAATGGAAGGGATATTTTAGCGTGTCGATGActtaataattgtttattttaaaacgcaaTATATGAATAGATAAGGACTGTGATTAGATCACACATCACATGCTTTAACACCGATGCAAGCCAAGCTTAAATAGAAGCAACAGACGCATGTAATGTGCTAAAAACAAGACCAGTCTGTATTTAGATAAATATAAAATGATACCGCAGGAGCACATCAGTATTTTAAATCAGCACGCTTGTGTcggaaataaatatatactgtgtacATTTTACGTGGCTACATATCTGCAAGATGAGACGAGCTCCCTTTCTCCTCTGTACACTGAGGGTCATTTGCCAAACTGCAGCCTGCTTAAGCTTGGCGAGTAACGGTTACCCCCAACCTCCTTAGGACATCAATTAGTCTGCAGGGGCCAAGGAGTGGAATTGTGTTGTGATAGCAGAATCAATCGATGTAATTTAATATCTGCTCTGCACTTTATGAAATATTTATCACAATAATCTTAGTTAAAATGTTTAGACCTTTCTGAACTCCACTGGGGTTGAAATCTATCCTGCAATTAAGGAGGAGAGACTTTGAAATTAAATAGTGCAATGAACTCTTTAAGTGTGATCGCaaagaaaaaacaagaacaacGTAGACTACTTAGGGGAAAATGCCTTTTACAGTGCCACAATGTAAAACAAATCAACGCGATAAATAAACCACGCAACATTTTACAGTTGGTTAAGACCGGTTTATTTTGCCTATTGTATTATTTGAACATTGTCATCATTGTTAAACGTTTCTTTTAATAATGCCAAACCCAataatttgaaaatgaaaaggtgactattttatgttgaaacacGTGTAGAATAATATGGAAATAAATACGTGTCAATTTGAATTATATGTGTTCTGTATCAAAAGTAAAAACgggatttttaaaaacattttacgaTACAAAATCCTCAGAGCAGAGCTCTCTcattcacagagagagagagagagagagagagagagagagagagagagagagagagagaaagagagagagagagacctttaAAACGGGTGCCTTGGTGCATAtcataataaaatatacaaaatccAAGAATGAGAACCGTGAAATACATCAGGGTGTTTGAAATACGACCACAGTGACATCGAAAAATGGCAGAACGGTTGAATAAAAGTGTGTAAGAGTAGGCTTCTATCACAGGAGGTGAAGGGGGTTATTTGTGTATTGCGCTTGGTTTTTTtaaaggggttttttttttcctacaggaTCAGGATGCTGGGCTGtgattaaatattgattttatgtAATTAGTTTTCAAGTGAACTATCCTCCTTTCTGATGGCTCAGAGATTTCAGAACCACAAAAGAAATGGAATTGGACATGGAAATTATTACTTAGCAAAGTGACAGTGTTACGCTGGCTTTCTCTGGTGGATAGAGTtaaatggttatatatatatatatatatatatatatatatatatatatatatatatatatatatatatatatatatatatatagtatttaagcCTACTCAAAATATTTGCAAAAACGAATACAAACAATTAATATTAAACCGTAACATTGACATGGAGTAAAATAGCATCCATTCCAATCCCATATAttcgtttattttttatttctttttgcttCAAATGAGGTTTTTAAAACTGAGCAACACGAATGAATAGATCTTTTAAGCAACAATACAGTCCCAAATTATATAGCTCATTATCAGTTCTGTAAGTCGATTTCTTTGTTTCTCTTTGCATGCATTAATGATTTCTTCTTCCTTACATTTTTGTTAGAAGTCAATTGAAAAGAACCCCCTTTCACTCGAGTGCCTGACACTCTGACTGTGTGCTGCTGCAAAGGGATTTCTGCGAGatgattttttttatgaaacagacACAGTGCCACCTAGCGACCAATAATAAAACTCACATTTAGTGCCTTGTTGAAGtggcaagacacacacacacacacacacaaaaatgcagAAACCTAAATGTTAACTAACCGATGTACCAGTCTAACTAAGTGTTAACTTTTTTCCAGCAATACGCTTATGTTCTGTTTGTGAAACAGTCAACAGATATTGGATACTCGCTCCATACAGTGCTACTGCATTACATGTGTAGGAAAAGTACGCTAGTTAAGCGCAACGTCGCATTATTCAATTTTACAACCTAATGTAAAACAGCTGCGCATTTTACCATTCAGAGTATAGATGTACATTTCAGAAAGAAATGAATTCAATAAAATCTATGACGAATACGTTTCTTTGGCTAACTCTGCTAACCAATCTGAAGATGACTGTGTACTGTATTGGGACATACAAAACGACTTAATGAATACCACATATACGTTTCAGAATGACAGGGGGTGCGAGGAACTTCAaagtaattgctataaaataagGACGCTGGTAATAGTAAGCAGGATTTTGCCATGTATCCATTTGTACATAATTTTCAACATATCCATTTAAGAATCAGAACAGAATTTTATGTAAGGCTATGTGGTTCTCTATCGAACAATAAACCATTCccatactattaaaaaaaaaaagaaacaataggcCTACTTCATGTTTTATGGAGAGGATACCAAATAAACGCGCTA
This window harbors:
- the LOC131699071 gene encoding transcriptional activator MN1-like, with product MFGLEQFEHQINSRNVGHGERNFNQPGLNMSAHYKNPTFHPSGPPGAVEQGMGTLNEPPMLGLNMNLNGEQYGFHPRGHNEIHAGGLQQQPMHSFFNNQQPHHGHPHGHHPHGHQHHPHFGGNFSGPDPSASCLHGGRLMGYNSSSMGPQQGFAEGFDPMAENQGAGGEGFGHQRPSNMPEFQHHNSQATNHAVPAPCLPLDQSPNRAASFHGVPSTTSSDAHSLEQRRMPAQAGVETLEYSYPSETPSGHFDMPVFSPSESDAQLPHYGAGRQVPGGNFPGNPAMPRAPGMPGISKVHHQQQHGVFFERFGNTRKMSVGMEPGINARHPLMQQQQGGLLARQNSCPPAIPRQPPTEASAPNPNLQDNGVMMPGQHNQFEYPIHRLENRSMHPYSDPMFNMQQQPPQHPPNQRLQHFDTPYLNVAKRPRFDFPNNHNPENCATWNSNMHNPPGMENHLSPSAYPGLPGEFTPPVPEGFPPGPPLQHAGPDQQSLQQRQNAAMMIKQMASRNQQQRMRQPSLQQLGHHGDVSQNSMVHGGQVGNMPQPNFERESGGRMANFDSQNPHMAQENTWFPGPHPPGEMLQRRMGTSNVPGEASPHEINMQQNGSNMLFRPGVNGMGMQEPMRMPGDGHVQALHSPGMQFGNNMGNLSQMQSPGAGVGLPNAPLDRRPPDFPTPPMGAQSGFPFSGANRPGAPHNNPPGVNASPGNYPPQSEFQQGQRSSVSKLGALSLGSFSKTNAKDNMFGQSCLAALSTACQNMIASLGAPNLNVTFNKKSQNEGKRKLSQTEQDINSTNAGATGNSSSGPEYFQSGASQNSQMPGAGNSNSKPSGQSGTNQPTQGEANLSPNYNMDATPANEGKSVTGSGSGRGRGRRKRDSGHVSPGIFFDKFSSDCGNPVVSPGQQGPPTSAVERGGGTPHDKPLTSPSWGKGSDLLLSDQPDLMSSLDSGIQSVTKSDSSSPHVDFPDDVSTNYGNEDEVSSSSDNNISKPNRSPLVTSSPKIQRGDHGLLNGQKQMGLGMLNNTTSTPDSYGLSSTGGGHPGTPGMEQVRTPSSTSTQDEIHPLEILQAQIQLQRQQFSISEDQPLAMKNKKPDCPSQNGDNELVNCVTDGGKNAMSTIDLDSLMAEQHATWYIPNDKSLMEGQEDDKSMAPWEKTKPQNNNKEAQDLPQNKPSAAGQNGSHVQCLSVHCNEDMGESKGRTPVPPWRSLHSDISNRFGTFVAALT